From Nitrospira sp., a single genomic window includes:
- a CDS encoding glycosyltransferase family 4 protein codes for MLHIVEVLTPFGGVPVKLLRLAKEIDPERGRLIFTVLQPGSLDGAISRLGSSVRQVCSVSPVRIVRALDRAIEEERPDVVCSHHTRGLITGYLAAKRRGLPLIHHEHSSAHYRQGIGRLAAQAIMPRVDRVICNSLYTLRSIQAAYPGIAGRLCHLHDPVVERPAATPAQGVREELGLSATDLVIGHIGGLIPERDQATLIRAVDRLRRFDPRVKLVLVGDGPERARLEALVHELHLDGLVRFTGYRDPGDLLGVMDIYVNPCVDEGFGIAVVEAMLAGLPVVIADAGSHPELIIDEECGFLYEPGNPEALAARLQWLIDHPVDARGMGARARLHAQQQFSPGRFMTGYFNAMQPVVGCFDPILQ; via the coding sequence ATGCTGCACATAGTTGAAGTCTTGACGCCCTTCGGAGGCGTGCCTGTCAAGTTGCTCCGTCTCGCGAAAGAGATCGATCCGGAGCGGGGACGGCTGATTTTCACCGTGCTTCAGCCGGGCTCGCTTGATGGCGCCATCAGCCGCTTGGGCTCAAGCGTCCGACAGGTCTGCTCGGTTTCGCCGGTGCGCATTGTTCGAGCGCTCGATCGGGCGATTGAGGAAGAGCGGCCGGATGTGGTGTGTTCTCATCACACACGTGGATTGATCACGGGCTACCTTGCAGCCAAGCGGCGCGGCCTCCCCCTCATCCATCATGAGCACAGCAGCGCGCACTATCGTCAGGGTATTGGACGGCTTGCGGCCCAGGCTATCATGCCCCGGGTCGACCGGGTCATTTGCAATTCCCTCTATACCCTGCGGTCGATTCAGGCGGCCTATCCCGGCATTGCCGGCCGGCTCTGCCATCTCCATGACCCTGTGGTGGAACGCCCGGCGGCCACGCCTGCGCAGGGGGTTCGGGAGGAACTCGGGCTGAGTGCGACCGATCTGGTCATCGGGCATATCGGCGGGCTTATTCCGGAGCGCGATCAGGCGACGTTGATTCGGGCAGTCGATCGGTTGAGGCGATTCGACCCCCGCGTCAAGCTGGTGCTGGTCGGCGACGGACCGGAGCGTGCGCGTCTCGAGGCGCTCGTGCACGAGCTGCATTTGGACGGGCTGGTGCGCTTCACCGGGTATCGGGATCCCGGGGATCTGCTGGGTGTGATGGATATCTATGTCAATCCCTGTGTTGATGAAGGATTCGGGATTGCGGTCGTTGAGGCTATGCTCGCGGGGCTTCCTGTTGTGATTGCCGATGCAGGCTCCCATCCCGAGTTGATCATCGACGAAGAGTGCGGATTCTTATATGAGCCGGGCAATCCGGAGGCACTCGCAGCCAGGCTTCAATGGCTGATCGACCACCCGGTCGATGCCAGGGGGATGGGTGCGCGCGCGCGGCTGCATGCGCAACAACAGTTTTCCCCCGGTCGATTCATGACCGGCTATTTCAATGCGATGCAACCGGTTGTCGGTTGTTTCGATCCTATACTCCAATGA
- a CDS encoding family 10 glycosylhydrolase, producing MSRFVIVLWLAFMAAAAPTCANAQPPQGTAGGPMAGKRAILDETFQFWTTREAADRTLSRIKEAGFNVYIPVVWYGAGTTWPSRLAPWDPALKTQAASGFDPLRYVIEKAHALGIEVHPWFTVVLRRSDLFPEFALQGVLEGGKLGIFDVHNPRFRAWITDLIVEVVSNYDVDGVNLDYIRAMGMCNTTACGAEYHARYQRDLEKDALLFRVAPRMVPSLIEYQESAVTGLVRKIAEAVRAVKPRAVISADAYPDLTDYLNGQNSVDWMNRGYIDVLFRMDYDKSINGIATEAVRSRLKNPDRLTMIAGNYDLVQEGALPRSGRWLVDTLQGIASRWPQSGVALYLYNQLSDEQVEALKFFDRRRPANDMAAPRDVQTR from the coding sequence ATGAGCAGGTTCGTGATCGTGCTATGGCTCGCGTTCATGGCGGCTGCGGCTCCCACGTGTGCGAATGCCCAACCGCCGCAAGGAACCGCGGGAGGACCGATGGCCGGGAAGCGCGCGATTCTGGATGAAACGTTTCAATTCTGGACGACCCGCGAGGCTGCCGATCGTACTTTGAGTCGCATCAAAGAGGCCGGATTCAATGTGTATATTCCGGTCGTGTGGTATGGAGCAGGCACGACGTGGCCTTCCCGACTGGCTCCCTGGGATCCCGCGCTGAAGACACAGGCGGCATCGGGTTTTGATCCGCTTCGCTATGTGATCGAGAAGGCGCATGCGCTGGGGATCGAGGTGCATCCCTGGTTCACGGTCGTGTTGCGCCGGTCCGACCTTTTCCCGGAGTTTGCGTTGCAGGGGGTCCTGGAGGGCGGCAAGCTCGGCATCTTCGATGTGCACAATCCCCGGTTCCGCGCGTGGATTACGGACCTGATCGTCGAGGTCGTGAGCAACTATGATGTCGACGGCGTCAACCTCGATTATATCCGTGCGATGGGGATGTGTAATACGACCGCGTGCGGGGCCGAGTATCACGCTCGGTATCAGCGAGACCTCGAGAAAGATGCGTTGTTGTTTCGTGTGGCCCCTCGAATGGTTCCATCGCTGATCGAGTATCAAGAATCGGCCGTCACCGGCCTGGTCCGGAAGATCGCGGAGGCGGTCCGGGCCGTAAAGCCACGCGCGGTCATCAGCGCCGATGCCTATCCGGACCTGACGGATTATCTCAACGGACAGAACAGTGTGGACTGGATGAATCGCGGGTATATCGACGTACTGTTCCGCATGGACTATGACAAGTCCATCAATGGTATCGCCACAGAGGCTGTCCGGTCGCGCCTCAAGAATCCCGACCGGCTGACGATGATCGCCGGCAACTATGACCTCGTTCAAGAAGGCGCGTTGCCGCGGTCGGGACGATGGCTCGTAGACACGCTGCAGGGGATCGCGTCCCGCTGGCCTCAATCCGGTGTGGCCCTCTATCTCTACAATCAACTGTCCGATGAACAGGTGGAGGCCTTGAAGTTTTTCGACCGGCGCAGACCGGCCAATGATATGGCGGCGCCGAGGGATGTTCAAACCCGCTGA
- a CDS encoding O-antigen ligase family protein: MLVAFVLLIVALLAKDATPLGDRFVLRALSEGTALAVGGGWLALSGGRIFNRWHLVLGLYFTALVFAIPQAMSPLFVSLQILALAAILLFALAFLDAAKLDPRQPLLVARTMLIALTVVCLVSLLLRLWLPALTFEQTFEGPRFRGLFSKPAMMGAASGLLLGLCLFVPWHWSIRVIGIAASLPCLFLTGSRTFWVAATVSLGAAGIRYVRWRRTFVPIAATLIVTVLCLGIVIGTQMTPAQGAKIFRQDSIENLSGRTAMWAQALQRYWEHPWLGYGFTAGGVVLDESGWRGAGGASSNSPSQGAITLHNGYVQALLDSGGIGAALYVAVILSALLCFLRYDGAKQYAAEFYCLLFLAIANLGETVIFGAAVLHGVWFWYVTVLALTLPSLAPQAPLPKRADPVRREATREAEAGWVLTAGVPEPRRFPLVQSRETRL, encoded by the coding sequence ATGCTCGTCGCATTTGTTCTCTTGATTGTGGCCCTGCTGGCAAAGGATGCGACGCCGCTTGGAGACCGGTTCGTTCTCCGGGCCTTGTCGGAAGGGACGGCGTTAGCCGTCGGCGGAGGATGGCTCGCTCTATCCGGCGGACGCATCTTCAACCGTTGGCACCTGGTGCTGGGTCTCTATTTCACCGCTCTGGTATTTGCCATCCCCCAAGCCATGAGTCCGTTATTTGTCTCCTTACAAATTCTTGCGCTGGCGGCCATCCTCTTATTCGCGCTGGCCTTTCTGGATGCAGCGAAACTCGACCCTCGACAACCCCTCCTTGTGGCCCGGACGATGCTCATCGCGCTGACAGTGGTGTGCCTGGTCAGTCTTCTGCTGCGGCTGTGGCTCCCGGCCCTTACTTTTGAACAGACGTTCGAGGGGCCTCGATTCCGTGGGCTTTTCAGCAAACCCGCGATGATGGGCGCAGCTTCTGGACTCCTGCTCGGACTCTGCCTGTTTGTCCCGTGGCATTGGAGCATACGTGTAATCGGTATCGCCGCAAGTCTTCCCTGTCTCTTTCTGACCGGTTCACGAACGTTCTGGGTTGCGGCCACTGTCAGCCTGGGCGCGGCGGGGATTCGGTATGTGCGTTGGCGCCGGACGTTCGTGCCGATAGCCGCTACGCTGATTGTGACGGTACTCTGTCTGGGAATCGTGATCGGCACACAAATGACTCCGGCGCAAGGAGCAAAGATTTTCAGACAGGACTCGATTGAAAATCTGTCCGGACGGACGGCGATGTGGGCGCAGGCGCTTCAACGGTACTGGGAGCATCCATGGTTGGGCTACGGGTTCACGGCCGGCGGGGTGGTGCTCGATGAAAGCGGTTGGAGGGGGGCAGGGGGCGCATCGTCCAACTCGCCGTCGCAGGGAGCGATCACCCTCCACAATGGATATGTGCAGGCGCTCTTGGATTCAGGGGGGATCGGCGCGGCGTTGTATGTGGCGGTGATTCTCTCCGCGCTGCTGTGTTTTCTCCGGTACGACGGCGCGAAACAATATGCCGCCGAGTTCTATTGCCTCCTCTTTCTGGCGATTGCCAACCTTGGCGAAACAGTGATCTTTGGAGCAGCGGTGCTGCACGGGGTGTGGTTTTGGTATGTCACGGTCCTGGCGCTCACGCTTCCTTCCCTCGCGCCCCAAGCCCCTTTGCCCAAGCGCGCAGACCCCGTGAGGCGAGAGGCCACACGAGAAGCGGAGGCAGGGTGGGTTCTCACGGCGGGAGTGCCGGAGCCCAGGCGCTTTCCGCTGGTGCAGTCGAGGGAGACCCGGTTATGA